In a genomic window of Taeniopygia guttata chromosome 11, bTaeGut7.mat, whole genome shotgun sequence:
- the LOC115496882 gene encoding LOW QUALITY PROTEIN: hypoxanthine-guanine phosphoribosyltransferase (The sequence of the model RefSeq protein was modified relative to this genomic sequence to represent the inferred CDS: inserted 2 bases in 1 codon; deleted 1 base in 1 codon; substituted 2 bases at 2 genomic stop codons) produces MANNLSHNDWGTVLVYPFTTPFTTQPPAPELSDXVNMSSRKIKNSQKYFYFATLLXWRNFCFTLSEIGSFLCMVLLLVLDLLPFPLQIRDEESGYNKNLFCIPKHYEEDLERIFIPHGLILGRTERLAKDIMQDMGSHHTVALCVLKGGYKFFADFLDHIKSLNQNGDKSVPVTVDFVRIKSYCNDSPAEKITFSALPYSLLIKMTCQSPGYRPDYTDFEIPDKFVVGYSXLNEYFRHLNHICIVKENAKEKGRM; encoded by the exons ATGGCCAATAATTTATCTCATAATGACTGGGGCACAGTACTTGTTTATCCATTCACAACTCCATTCACAACTCAGCCACCAGCTCCTGAATTATCAGA TGTGAACATGTCTAGCAGAAAGATCAAAAactctcagaaatatttttattttgccacaTTATTGTAGTGGAGGAATTTTTGCTTCACACTATCAGAGATTGGAAGCTTTTTA TGTATGGTTTTGTTGCTAGTTTTAGACTTACTTCCTTTTCCCTTGCAGATAAGAGATGAGGAAAGTGGCTACAACAAAAATCTATTTTGCATTCCAAAGCATTATGAAGAAGATTTAGAAAGAATCTTCATTCCTCATGGACTCATCCTGGGCAG gacAGAACGTTTGGCTAAAGATATCATGCAAGACATGGGAAGTCATCACACTGTTGCACTATGTGTCCTTAAAGGAGGCTATAAATTCTTTGCTGATTTTCTAGACCATATAAAATCACTAAATCAAAATGGTGATAAATCTGTGCCTGTTACCGTGGATTTTGTCAGAATAAAAAGCTACTGT AATGATTCACCTGCAGAAAAAATCA ccttctctgctctgccttacAGCCTGCTCATTAAAATGACATGTCAGAGTCCAGGTTACAGACCAGACT ATACAGACTTTGAAATTCCAGATAAATTTGTGGTTGGATACTCTTGACTAAATGAATACTTCAGACATTTAAAT cacaTCTGTATTGTGAAAGAGAATGCCAAAGAAAAAGGCAGGATGTAA